In Candidatus Hydrogenedentota bacterium, one genomic interval encodes:
- a CDS encoding prepilin-type N-terminal cleavage/methylation domain-containing protein, whose translation MQPFNAQGGAGKCNLGRDRHGARHAGFTLIELLVVIAIIGILAAILLPALARARESARRASCQNNLKEWGLVFKMYANEDPGERFPPIQLEIVGNMLTGTFLAAGPLVAAIYPEYLNDPAIVVCPSDPTDTAATLQDTRGVYNLHARYVDPATLEPVPDGTGVPVHPQQGVLAIDASYLYFGWVFDQVGDDDPSGMIGDIVNDPLLTAILSDLDPAADAPVQFLDMLAWLVTNVLSAGQDVRDRDGEIAAPLGNGGGTAIYRVREGIERFLITDINNPAATAQAQSTTWIMLDVLSTDVSNFNHVPGGSNVLYLDGHADFLHYAPPGEGPVSRVMASVTGGIAK comes from the coding sequence ATGCAACCCTTCAATGCGCAAGGGGGTGCGGGGAAGTGTAACCTGGGTCGGGACCGTCACGGTGCGAGGCACGCCGGCTTCACGCTTATTGAACTGCTCGTGGTCATTGCGATCATTGGTATTCTCGCGGCGATCCTGCTGCCGGCGCTCGCGCGCGCGCGCGAATCGGCGCGGCGCGCCTCGTGCCAGAACAATCTCAAGGAATGGGGTCTCGTCTTCAAAATGTACGCCAACGAAGACCCCGGCGAGCGGTTTCCCCCAATCCAACTGGAAATTGTGGGCAACATGCTGACCGGCACGTTCCTTGCCGCCGGCCCGCTCGTCGCAGCGATCTATCCGGAGTACTTGAACGACCCGGCGATCGTGGTTTGTCCCTCGGACCCTACGGACACCGCGGCCACGCTGCAGGACACGCGCGGCGTCTATAATCTGCACGCGCGCTACGTCGACCCAGCAACGCTCGAACCCGTGCCCGACGGCACGGGCGTGCCGGTGCATCCGCAACAGGGCGTGCTCGCCATCGACGCAAGTTACCTCTACTTCGGCTGGGTCTTCGATCAGGTCGGGGACGACGACCCCAGCGGCATGATTGGCGACATTGTGAACGATCCCCTGCTGACCGCCATCCTGAGCGACTTGGACCCCGCCGCGGACGCGCCGGTGCAATTCCTCGACATGCTGGCGTGGCTGGTGACAAACGTGCTGTCTGCGGGCCAGGACGTGCGCGACAGAGACGGCGAAATCGCTGCGCCGCTGGGCAATGGGGGCGGAACGGCCATCTATCGTGTCCGGGAGGGCATTGAACGGTTCCTGATCACGGACATCAACAACCCCGCAGCCACGGCGCAAGCGCAAAGCACTACCTGGATCATGCTGGACGTGCTCTCGACGGACGTGTCCAACTTCAATCATGTGCCGGGCGGTTCGAATGTGCTCTATCTGGACGGCCACGCGGATTTCCTGCATTATGCGCCGCCCGGCGAGGGGCCTGTGAGCCGGGTTATGGCCAGCGTGACGGGGGGCATCGCGAAGTAA
- a CDS encoding alpha/beta fold hydrolase, which yields MLRLILMILAMKTQGDATFYNAYDPKTPLNATVASEEDKPDYHVSKVYFDTLPGERVPALVTRPLQFEGKLPCIVFLHGIGQEGDFLEEITGPFNQHGFAMASFDQLGRGERRLPKDKGYFSEAKAFRRRAAMTVIDTRRLLDYLVTRPDIDPERLYLVGASYGAITGATAAAFDKRFKAVVLVYGGGDIPTLLSAPMITEVAGKWIEVAKPIMEFYVGVSDPLRYIGKISPRPVLLQNGSRDRLVDPRAGKKLQEACREPKTISWYDSDHIGFDYEVVLQVLDEALQWLLKQDGRAAA from the coding sequence ATGCTGCGACTGATCCTGATGATACTGGCCATGAAAACGCAGGGCGACGCCACCTTTTACAACGCCTATGACCCGAAGACACCCTTGAACGCCACGGTGGCCTCCGAGGAAGACAAGCCCGATTACCACGTGAGCAAGGTTTATTTCGACACCCTGCCGGGCGAACGCGTGCCCGCGCTGGTCACACGCCCGCTGCAATTCGAAGGTAAGCTCCCCTGCATCGTGTTCCTGCACGGCATCGGTCAGGAAGGCGATTTCCTCGAAGAGATCACGGGCCCGTTCAATCAGCACGGCTTTGCCATGGCCAGTTTCGACCAGCTCGGCCGCGGCGAGCGGCGACTGCCGAAAGACAAGGGCTATTTCAGCGAAGCCAAGGCCTTCCGGCGCCGCGCCGCCATGACTGTCATCGACACGCGCCGCCTGCTCGATTATCTCGTCACGCGGCCCGATATCGATCCCGAGCGCCTCTACCTCGTCGGCGCGAGCTACGGCGCGATTACGGGCGCGACCGCAGCCGCCTTTGACAAGCGCTTCAAGGCGGTTGTCCTTGTGTATGGCGGCGGCGATATCCCCACGCTGCTCAGCGCACCCATGATCACCGAAGTGGCCGGCAAGTGGATCGAAGTAGCCAAGCCGATCATGGAATTCTACGTCGGCGTGTCGGATCCCCTGCGCTACATCGGCAAAATCTCGCCCCGGCCCGTGCTTCTGCAGAATGGCTCCCGCGACCGTCTCGTCGACCCGCGCGCCGGCAAGAAACTGCAGGAAGCCTGCCGCGAACCCAAGACCATCAGTTGGTACGACTCCGACCACATCGGCTTCGACTACGAGGTTGTGCTGCAAGTCCTCGACGAGGCCCTGCAATGGCTCCTCAAGCAGGACGGCCGCGCCGCCGCGTAA